From Amycolatopsis sp. YIM 10, the proteins below share one genomic window:
- a CDS encoding transcriptional regulator — translation MTATELLASVQAELAPRDRENRLVPLITAGEAPRSVFATIAAEELRIVRSDWRSCLTLASRSEEPAVREFFADLAAGERLALGTLPALAAAAGLDEAALDAYEPQAGCQAYPAYFAWLALNGEPSDVVVALYSNFAAWGSYCAAITGAMREQYGFDDEACAFFDFFATPAPGADEQAAAAVQTGLDAGRGDREARRYARLFQSYELMFWNTLADQPG, via the coding sequence ATGACCGCAACGGAGCTGCTGGCCTCGGTCCAAGCCGAACTGGCGCCGCGCGACCGCGAGAACCGGCTGGTGCCGCTGATCACCGCGGGCGAGGCGCCGCGCTCGGTCTTCGCCACCATCGCCGCCGAGGAACTGCGCATCGTCCGCAGCGACTGGCGGAGCTGCCTCACCCTCGCCTCGCGCAGCGAGGAGCCCGCTGTGCGGGAGTTCTTCGCGGATCTCGCCGCCGGGGAACGGCTCGCCCTCGGCACGCTGCCCGCGCTCGCGGCCGCCGCCGGACTCGACGAAGCCGCGCTCGACGCCTACGAGCCACAGGCGGGTTGCCAGGCCTACCCGGCCTACTTCGCCTGGCTCGCGCTCAACGGCGAACCGTCCGATGTGGTCGTCGCGCTCTACTCGAACTTCGCCGCCTGGGGCAGTTACTGCGCCGCGATCACCGGCGCGATGCGGGAGCAGTACGGTTTCGACGACGAGGCCTGCGCTTTCTTCGACTTCTTCGCCACTCCGGCCCCCGGTGCGGACGAGCAGGCCGCCGCGGCCGTCCAAACCGGACTCGACGCCGGTCGCGGCGATCGTGAGGCCCGCCGGTACGCCAGGCTGTTCCAGAGCTACGAGCTGATGTTCTGGAACACGCTGGCCGATCAGCCCGGCTGA
- a CDS encoding SsgA family sporulation/cell division regulator, with product MNDAVHQHQFVSLSDADAPVLSRFSYSAAEPFAVVLSFQSGDGTWVEWTFARDILIAGLVGPVGDGDVRIRPDLARDEEFLAVEFESPGGYAVVELLRIDVETFVEAAAAIVPIGTEEAFFDVDALIAELTNV from the coding sequence ATGAACGACGCCGTACACCAGCACCAGTTCGTGTCCCTCAGCGACGCGGACGCGCCCGTGCTCTCCCGCTTCTCGTACTCCGCGGCCGAGCCGTTCGCGGTCGTCCTCTCCTTCCAGTCCGGTGACGGCACCTGGGTCGAGTGGACCTTCGCCCGCGACATCCTGATCGCCGGGCTGGTCGGCCCGGTCGGCGACGGCGACGTCCGCATCCGGCCGGACCTCGCCCGCGACGAGGAGTTCCTCGCCGTGGAGTTCGAGTCGCCCGGCGGTTACGCGGTGGTCGAACTGCTGCGCATCGACGTGGAGACCTTCGTCGAGGCCGCGGCCGCGATCGTGCCGATCGGTACCGAAGAGGCGTTCTTCGACGTGGACGCGCTCATCGCGGAACTGACCAACGTCTGA
- a CDS encoding DUF4239 domain-containing protein, producing MNVYLSGVLWVAGAAVVAGVTAYLVRRFGLDEGRPGNNDAAGQVFTIVAGLHVVLVAFVLISLYDGVSAAGEKSYQEADSLVAVAWAADSLPESVAADVRRLAAEYASTVTNEEWPKLRDGETVPRTAERQLEDLRAAITDAEVAEDDFAAGRKTEAVDKLWEVYQARQARLNGSDSVGVGAVVWFVLIIGSVITVLLPNLFGGTKLLTHVIIVSTLAGTITLLLFAIYQLQNPFGGGARVEPDAFRWAVDRLA from the coding sequence ATGAACGTCTATCTGAGCGGCGTGTTGTGGGTCGCCGGCGCCGCGGTCGTCGCGGGGGTGACCGCGTATCTGGTGCGGCGGTTCGGGCTCGACGAGGGCCGCCCCGGCAACAACGACGCGGCCGGGCAGGTGTTCACCATCGTCGCCGGTCTCCACGTGGTGCTGGTGGCCTTTGTGCTCATCTCGCTCTACGACGGGGTGAGCGCGGCCGGCGAGAAGTCCTACCAGGAGGCCGACAGCCTGGTGGCGGTCGCCTGGGCCGCGGACTCGCTGCCGGAATCGGTGGCCGCGGACGTGCGCCGCCTCGCCGCCGAGTACGCCTCGACGGTGACCAACGAGGAGTGGCCGAAGCTGCGGGACGGCGAAACTGTGCCCCGCACGGCCGAGCGCCAGCTCGAGGACCTCCGCGCCGCGATCACCGACGCGGAGGTCGCGGAGGACGACTTCGCCGCCGGCCGCAAGACCGAGGCGGTGGACAAGCTCTGGGAGGTCTACCAGGCCCGCCAGGCGCGACTGAACGGTTCGGACAGCGTCGGGGTGGGCGCGGTGGTCTGGTTCGTGCTGATCATCGGCAGCGTGATCACGGTGTTGCTGCCGAACCTGTTCGGCGGCACCAAGCTGCTCACGCACGTGATCATCGTGTCCACCCTGGCCGGCACCATCACCCTGCTGCTGTTCGCCATCTACCAGTTGCAGAACCCGTTCGGCGGTGGCGCGCGGGTGGAACCGGACGCCTTCCGGTGGGCCGTGGATCGGCTCGCCTGA
- a CDS encoding family 2B encapsulin nanocompartment shell protein, producing MGGFAVTVTESAAEPGVGEERPPSSLGTAAARNLATTTKSVPQMQGISSRWLLRVLPWVQAQGGAYRVNRRLSYTLGDGRVSFTNVGSEVRVIPQELRELPTLRGFEDDELLAALAGRFTQQEFEPGDVIAEAGTPIDRVLLIAHGKVNQIGRGRYGDQTVLGVLADGEYLGDQVLAGEAGEWEYTVKAVTPCIVLTLREQSLGELNGGSELLREHVRRSLSRRARPQNDHGEAEINLSSGHEGEQELPSTFVDYELEPREYELSVAQTVLRVHSRVADLYNQPMNQTEQQLRLTIEALRERQEHEMINNRSFGLLHNADLKQRIHTRTGPPTPDDLDELLALVWKEPAVFLAHPRTIASIGHEFNKRGLYPTGAEIEGHRVPAWRGVPILPCNKIPVTDTRTSSILLMRTGESSQGVIGLHQTGIPDEYQPGLSVRFMGINDQAIISYLVSAYYSAAILVPDALGVLENVEIGRDG from the coding sequence ATGGGTGGATTCGCAGTGACTGTGACCGAGTCGGCCGCCGAGCCGGGTGTCGGGGAGGAACGGCCCCCGTCGAGCCTGGGTACCGCGGCCGCCCGAAATCTGGCCACCACCACCAAGTCCGTGCCGCAGATGCAGGGCATTTCCTCGCGTTGGCTGCTGCGGGTGCTGCCCTGGGTGCAGGCGCAGGGCGGGGCCTACCGGGTGAACCGGCGGCTGAGCTACACCCTCGGCGACGGCCGGGTCAGCTTCACCAACGTCGGCTCCGAGGTCCGGGTGATCCCGCAGGAACTGCGCGAACTGCCCACCCTGCGCGGATTCGAGGACGACGAGCTGCTCGCCGCGCTGGCCGGCCGGTTCACCCAGCAGGAGTTCGAGCCCGGCGATGTGATCGCCGAAGCGGGCACCCCGATCGACAGGGTGCTGCTGATCGCGCACGGCAAGGTGAACCAGATCGGCCGGGGCCGCTACGGCGACCAGACCGTGCTCGGCGTGCTCGCCGACGGTGAGTACCTCGGCGACCAGGTGCTCGCCGGGGAGGCGGGCGAATGGGAGTACACGGTCAAGGCCGTCACCCCCTGCATCGTGCTGACCCTGCGGGAGCAGTCCCTCGGTGAGCTCAACGGCGGTTCGGAGCTGCTGCGCGAGCACGTCCGGCGGTCGCTCAGCAGGCGCGCCCGCCCGCAGAACGACCACGGTGAAGCCGAGATCAACCTGTCCTCGGGCCACGAGGGCGAGCAGGAGCTGCCCTCCACCTTCGTCGACTACGAACTCGAGCCGCGCGAGTACGAGCTGAGCGTGGCGCAGACGGTCCTGCGCGTGCACAGCCGCGTCGCCGACCTCTACAACCAGCCGATGAACCAGACCGAGCAGCAGTTGCGGCTGACCATCGAGGCGCTGCGCGAGCGCCAGGAACACGAGATGATCAACAACCGCTCGTTCGGCCTGCTGCACAACGCGGATCTCAAGCAGCGCATCCACACCCGGACCGGACCGCCCACCCCGGACGATCTCGACGAACTGCTCGCGCTGGTGTGGAAGGAACCCGCGGTTTTCCTGGCGCATCCGCGCACCATCGCCTCGATCGGCCACGAGTTCAACAAGCGCGGGCTCTACCCGACCGGCGCCGAGATCGAAGGGCACCGGGTGCCCGCGTGGCGCGGGGTGCCGATCCTGCCGTGCAACAAGATCCCGGTCACCGACACCCGCACCAGCTCGATCCTGCTGATGCGGACCGGGGAATCGTCCCAGGGCGTGATCGGCCTGCACCAGACCGGCATCCCGGACGAGTACCAGCCCGGTCTTTCGGTGCGCTTCATGGGAATCAACGACCAGGCGATCATCTCCTACCTGGTCAGCGCCTACTACTCCGCCGCGATCCTGGTGCCCGACGCGCTCGGTGTGCTGGAGAACGTGGAAATCGGCCGCGACGGCTGA
- a CDS encoding family 2B encapsulin nanocompartment shell protein — MTVTEPDLGVDTGQPKQQSLGTAAARNLATTTKSVPQMQGISPRWLLKMLPWVEVPGGSYRVNRRLSYAVGDGRVTFTNTGSEIRVIPQELRELPELRDFEDAEDNEILNGIADRFRQQEYTPGDVITEFGHQADQVLLIAHGKVNKLGTSEYGAPTVLGVLADGDHLGNRVLLEGDGIWEFTVKAVTPCTVLSLSRSEIEALLDRSDSLRAHLDRVRANPKKPQNKHGEAAIDLAAGHEGESELPSTFVDYEQSPREYQLSVAQTVLRVHSRVADLYNQPMNQTEQQLRLTVEALRERQEHEMLNNRSFGLLHNADLKQRIHTRTGPPTPDDLDELLSRRRKTEFFLAHPRTIAAFGRECNKRGIYPEGKQLEGKPVHAWRGVPLLPSNKLPISDGGTSSILAMRTGEESHGVVGLHQTGLPEEYEPGLSVRFTGVSDQAIISYLVSAYFSVAILVPDALGVLENVEITR; from the coding sequence ATGACAGTCACCGAACCCGATCTCGGGGTGGACACCGGCCAGCCGAAGCAACAGAGCCTCGGCACCGCGGCCGCGCGGAACCTCGCCACCACCACCAAGTCCGTGCCGCAGATGCAGGGCATCTCGCCGCGCTGGCTGCTGAAGATGCTGCCGTGGGTGGAGGTGCCGGGTGGTTCCTACCGGGTGAACCGCAGGCTGAGCTACGCCGTCGGTGACGGTCGTGTCACCTTCACCAACACCGGGTCCGAGATCCGGGTGATCCCGCAGGAACTGCGCGAGCTGCCCGAGTTGCGCGATTTCGAGGACGCCGAGGACAACGAGATCCTCAACGGGATCGCCGACCGGTTCCGCCAGCAGGAGTACACCCCCGGTGACGTGATCACCGAGTTCGGCCACCAGGCCGACCAGGTGCTGCTGATCGCGCACGGCAAGGTGAACAAGCTCGGCACCAGTGAGTACGGCGCCCCGACCGTGCTCGGCGTGCTGGCCGACGGGGACCACCTCGGCAACCGGGTGCTGCTCGAAGGCGACGGCATCTGGGAGTTCACCGTCAAGGCGGTCACCCCGTGCACGGTGCTGTCGCTGTCCCGGTCCGAGATCGAAGCGCTGCTCGACCGTTCCGACAGCCTGCGCGCGCACCTGGACCGCGTACGCGCGAACCCGAAGAAGCCGCAGAACAAGCACGGGGAGGCGGCGATCGACCTCGCCGCCGGGCACGAGGGCGAATCCGAGCTGCCGTCCACCTTCGTCGACTACGAGCAGTCCCCGCGCGAGTACCAGCTCAGCGTCGCGCAGACCGTGCTGCGCGTGCACAGCCGCGTCGCCGACCTCTACAACCAGCCGATGAACCAGACCGAGCAACAGCTGCGGCTGACCGTGGAAGCGCTGCGCGAGCGCCAGGAACACGAAATGCTCAACAACCGCTCGTTCGGCCTGCTGCACAACGCCGACCTCAAGCAGCGCATCCACACCCGCACCGGCCCGCCCACCCCGGACGATCTCGACGAGCTGCTGAGCCGCCGCCGCAAGACCGAGTTCTTCCTGGCGCACCCGCGCACCATCGCCGCGTTCGGCCGCGAGTGCAACAAGCGCGGGATCTATCCCGAAGGCAAGCAGCTGGAGGGCAAGCCGGTGCACGCGTGGCGCGGGGTGCCCCTGCTGCCGTCGAACAAGCTCCCGATCAGCGACGGCGGCACGTCGTCGATCCTGGCCATGCGCACCGGCGAGGAGAGCCACGGTGTGGTCGGGCTGCACCAGACCGGGCTGCCCGAGGAGTACGAGCCGGGGCTGAGCGTGCGGTTCACCGGGGTGAGCGACCAGGCCATCATCTCCTACCTGGTCAGCGCCTACTTCTCGGTGGCGATCCTGGTGCCCGACGCGCTGGGTGTGCTGGAGAACGTCGAAATCACCCGCTGA
- a CDS encoding family 2 encapsulin nanocompartment cargo protein polyprenyl transferase yields MSTVETIGDVRTAGEILAWSRSSVQPALRAAVDTLPGSLRRIAGYHFGWLDESGAPADGDGGKALRPALVLLSAEAVGGGPRAVSAAVAVELVHNFSLLHDDVMDGDVTRRHRATAWHVFGTGAAILAGDALLTLAMDVLAPSGQPALRVLGNAVQDLVEGQIADLSFEKRIDVTVPECVRMAERKTGALLGASCALGALAGGADADRTNELRQFGEQLGLAFQFIDDLLGIWGDPAVTGKSVHNDLRSRKKSLPVVSALTSGTPAGRELAELYQAASLTETGLARAAELVELAGGRAWSRAQADDLLGEARQRLRAAHPEPRAGTGLETLAKLATHRDR; encoded by the coding sequence ATGTCCACTGTGGAAACCATCGGTGACGTGCGCACGGCGGGCGAGATACTGGCCTGGAGCCGGTCCTCGGTCCAGCCCGCGCTGCGGGCGGCGGTGGACACCCTGCCGGGTTCGCTGCGGCGGATCGCCGGTTATCACTTCGGCTGGCTCGACGAAAGCGGCGCGCCTGCCGACGGTGACGGCGGCAAGGCGCTGCGGCCCGCGCTGGTGCTGCTCAGCGCCGAGGCGGTGGGTGGCGGGCCGCGGGCGGTATCGGCGGCCGTCGCGGTCGAACTCGTGCACAACTTCTCGCTGCTGCACGACGACGTGATGGACGGGGACGTGACCAGGCGGCACCGGGCGACCGCCTGGCACGTTTTCGGCACCGGCGCGGCCATCCTCGCCGGTGACGCGCTGCTGACCCTGGCGATGGACGTGCTGGCGCCGAGCGGGCAGCCCGCGCTGCGTGTGCTCGGCAACGCGGTGCAGGACCTGGTCGAAGGGCAGATCGCCGATCTGTCCTTCGAGAAGCGGATCGACGTGACCGTGCCGGAATGCGTCCGGATGGCCGAACGCAAGACCGGGGCCCTGCTGGGTGCGTCGTGCGCGCTCGGCGCACTCGCCGGTGGCGCGGATGCCGACCGGACGAATGAGCTGCGGCAGTTCGGGGAACAGCTCGGGCTGGCCTTCCAGTTCATCGACGACCTGCTCGGCATCTGGGGCGACCCGGCGGTGACCGGCAAGTCGGTGCACAACGACCTGCGCAGCCGCAAGAAGTCGCTGCCGGTGGTGTCCGCACTGACCTCGGGCACCCCGGCCGGTCGCGAGCTGGCCGAGCTGTACCAGGCCGCATCGCTGACCGAGACCGGGCTGGCCAGGGCCGCCGAACTGGTGGAACTGGCCGGTGGCCGGGCGTGGAGCCGGGCGCAGGCCGACGACCTGCTCGGCGAAGCACGGCAACGGCTGCGTGCCGCGCACCCGGAACCCCGCGCGGGAACCGGCCTGGAGACCCTGGCGAAGCTGGCCACGCACCGGGACCGCTGA
- a CDS encoding aminotransferase class IV codes for MSDRRRWTWAGGLVPTEVPSTDALVVDSFLLDRGAVRGLRRHRARFTRGATTLARLNESSVDRFWAAMVAELPVRGLWFPRVEAHADGSLVFWLRPAPPPRPETRLWIPPEPVVRQHPRIKGPDLPLLAELRNQAQETGADDALLLDESGCVLETGHAALLWWRGDHLCAPARDLPVLPSVTVAELGIPLSEEYALPSDLEGTEVWAVNALHGISPVTGWTGTGGPALAPVDTARLDRFRHALATAPIYVG; via the coding sequence ATGAGCGATCGCCGCCGGTGGACTTGGGCCGGCGGGCTGGTGCCCACGGAAGTTCCGTCAACGGACGCTCTGGTGGTCGACTCCTTCCTGCTCGACCGCGGCGCGGTGCGCGGCCTTCGCCGCCACCGGGCCCGGTTCACCAGGGGCGCGACCACGCTCGCCAGGCTCAATGAGTCCTCTGTGGACAGATTCTGGGCGGCGATGGTGGCCGAGCTGCCGGTGCGGGGGCTGTGGTTCCCGCGGGTGGAGGCGCACGCCGACGGTTCGCTGGTGTTCTGGCTGCGGCCGGCTCCCCCGCCCCGCCCCGAGACGCGGCTGTGGATCCCGCCGGAACCGGTGGTCCGGCAGCACCCCCGGATCAAGGGCCCCGATCTGCCGCTGCTCGCCGAACTCCGCAACCAGGCCCAGGAAACCGGCGCGGACGACGCGCTGCTGCTCGACGAGTCCGGCTGCGTGCTGGAGACCGGGCACGCCGCACTGCTGTGGTGGCGCGGTGACCACCTCTGCGCACCCGCCCGCGACCTGCCGGTGCTGCCTTCGGTGACCGTCGCCGAACTCGGCATTCCGCTGAGTGAGGAGTACGCGCTGCCGTCCGATCTCGAGGGCACCGAGGTCTGGGCGGTCAACGCGCTGCACGGGATCAGCCCGGTCACCGGCTGGACCGGCACCGGCGGGCCCGCGCTCGCGCCGGTGGACACCGCCCGGCTGGACCGGTTCCGCCACGCACTTGCCACCGCGCCGATCTATGTGGGATGA
- a CDS encoding DnaJ domain-containing protein has translation MARSQEVRQTVQGVDYYELLGVSESASATEIKSAYRALAKAMHPDAGGTSDSFRQLREAYETLADPERRAEYDFGEPWEPEEIPEPVTPRYRRWEYEDEYEPVCPHFDAEEIPWWPLVAAPGDRLPREGRGHAPWALVAAGGLALCLPILLPLDVTTPVVVTWVVLAAMVSAACAWLARGYAADVKAEKELTAEFGDAAVFGRTGQDPDQIGERLTAELLDRYLTKLPGLRVFHSLAWPGSVFADTDHAILSGRRLVLIESKVWPPGHYALDEMGELTRNGNRFRGGGTKLPEAIAAFQDLLPEVEVRGAMVLYPNRPGQITTEDDDWIAPPMTPEQFVWEIGDWLAEKPAALDTATFRALRAQVV, from the coding sequence TTGGCGCGATCGCAGGAGGTGCGCCAGACCGTGCAAGGGGTCGACTACTACGAGCTGCTCGGGGTGTCCGAGAGCGCGTCGGCGACGGAGATCAAGTCCGCGTACCGCGCGCTGGCCAAGGCCATGCACCCGGACGCCGGTGGTACCTCGGACTCGTTCCGGCAGCTCCGCGAGGCCTACGAGACGCTCGCGGACCCGGAACGCCGCGCGGAGTACGACTTCGGGGAGCCGTGGGAGCCCGAGGAGATCCCCGAACCCGTTACGCCGCGGTACCGGCGCTGGGAGTACGAGGACGAGTACGAGCCGGTCTGCCCGCACTTCGACGCCGAAGAGATCCCGTGGTGGCCTTTGGTCGCCGCGCCCGGTGACCGGCTGCCGCGCGAGGGCCGGGGGCACGCGCCGTGGGCGCTGGTCGCGGCCGGGGGACTGGCGCTGTGCCTGCCGATCCTGCTGCCGCTGGACGTGACCACGCCGGTGGTGGTCACCTGGGTGGTGCTCGCCGCCATGGTCAGCGCCGCCTGCGCCTGGCTGGCCCGCGGGTACGCCGCCGACGTCAAGGCGGAGAAGGAGCTGACCGCCGAGTTCGGCGACGCGGCGGTGTTCGGCCGCACCGGGCAGGACCCCGACCAGATCGGTGAGCGGCTCACCGCCGAACTGCTGGACCGCTACCTGACCAAGCTCCCCGGCCTGCGGGTGTTCCACAGCCTGGCCTGGCCAGGTTCGGTGTTCGCCGACACCGACCACGCCATCCTGTCCGGCAGACGGCTGGTGCTGATCGAGTCGAAGGTCTGGCCGCCGGGGCACTACGCGCTCGACGAGATGGGTGAGCTGACCCGCAACGGCAACCGGTTCCGCGGTGGCGGCACCAAGCTGCCCGAGGCGATCGCGGCCTTCCAGGACCTGCTGCCCGAGGTCGAGGTGCGCGGCGCGATGGTGCTCTACCCGAACCGCCCCGGCCAGATCACCACCGAGGACGACGACTGGATCGCGCCGCCGATGACGCCGGAGCAGTTCGTCTGGGAGATCGGCGACTGGCTGGCGGAAAAGCCCGCCGCACTGGACACGGCGACCTTCCGCGCGCTGCGCGCCCAGGTCGTCTAG
- a CDS encoding heme-degrading domain-containing protein, whose translation MATQSELLEQEQRLQFTRFDNHTALALGAQLLEAARQRELPVTISVRRNGQRLFHAALPGTSADNDEWIDRKSRVVDRYGHSSFLIGTRFRDKGTTFEESSRLDPDRYAAHGGVFPVIVRGVGPIGTVGVSGLPQAEDHAFVVEQLELFLNGRDGG comes from the coding sequence ATGGCTACCCAGAGCGAACTGCTCGAGCAGGAACAACGGCTCCAGTTCACCCGGTTCGACAACCACACCGCGCTCGCGCTCGGCGCCCAGCTGCTCGAAGCGGCCCGTCAGCGGGAGTTGCCGGTGACCATCTCGGTGCGCCGCAACGGCCAGCGGCTGTTCCACGCCGCGCTGCCCGGCACCTCCGCCGACAACGACGAGTGGATCGATCGCAAGAGCCGCGTGGTGGACCGCTACGGGCACAGCTCGTTCCTGATCGGCACCCGGTTCCGCGACAAGGGAACCACCTTCGAGGAGTCCTCGCGGCTGGACCCCGACCGCTACGCCGCGCACGGCGGGGTGTTCCCGGTGATCGTGCGCGGGGTCGGCCCGATCGGCACGGTCGGTGTCTCCGGGCTGCCGCAGGCCGAGGACCACGCGTTCGTGGTGGAGCAGCTGGAGCTGTTCCTGAATGGCCGCGATGGCGGTTGA
- a CDS encoding SGNH/GDSL hydrolase family protein, with protein sequence MPAARASSRRSRIRRGTVFAATGLLLLTAAPGASTAPEGRAGPAWTGSWTTGVTVASAGTGQTGFTDTTIRQVVHLSVGGSELRLRLSNVFGTSPLRIGAATVAVQHAEGGSRVDEDTLRQVRFGGERMTTIPIGAEWVSDPIDLTVADGANLTVSLHLPGPTGPLTQHRAAFATNWTTPGNETAAEGTGFTPLGTSWYLLDGVDARTVSAGSAVFFGDSITDGANTTVDRNYRYPDRVAARVLAKPERAEYGVLNTGIGGARLLTDQGPAGQSAMARFDRDVSGQSGVRAVVLLLGINDIGGTRGAVAAEDLISVHRQFIARAKSLGLKVYGATLLPFEGAGYYTPEGEADRQALNKFIRTSGEYDGVIDFDRATGDPAQPTRLNPAYDAGDHLHPNDAGMEAMAAVVPVDRLVR encoded by the coding sequence ATGCCAGCAGCCCGCGCTTCGTCCCGACGTTCCCGGATCCGCCGCGGCACGGTTTTCGCCGCCACCGGCCTTCTCCTGCTGACCGCCGCCCCCGGCGCTTCCACCGCGCCGGAGGGCAGGGCGGGCCCGGCCTGGACCGGCTCGTGGACCACCGGGGTCACCGTCGCCTCGGCCGGTACCGGGCAGACCGGATTCACCGACACCACGATCCGCCAGGTGGTGCACCTTTCGGTCGGTGGCAGCGAACTCCGGCTGCGACTGTCCAACGTGTTCGGCACTTCTCCGCTGCGGATCGGCGCCGCCACCGTCGCCGTGCAGCATGCCGAAGGCGGTTCTCGGGTGGACGAGGACACGCTGCGGCAGGTGCGCTTCGGCGGTGAGCGGATGACCACCATCCCGATCGGCGCCGAATGGGTCTCCGATCCGATCGACCTGACCGTGGCCGACGGCGCGAACCTGACCGTTTCGCTGCACCTGCCGGGGCCGACCGGACCACTCACCCAGCACCGCGCCGCGTTCGCCACGAACTGGACCACGCCCGGCAACGAAACCGCCGCCGAGGGCACCGGTTTCACCCCATTGGGTACTTCCTGGTACTTGCTCGACGGGGTGGATGCGCGGACGGTGAGCGCGGGCTCGGCGGTGTTCTTCGGCGACTCGATCACCGACGGCGCCAACACCACGGTCGACCGCAACTACCGCTACCCCGACCGCGTCGCCGCCCGCGTGCTGGCGAAACCCGAGCGGGCCGAGTACGGCGTGCTCAACACCGGCATCGGCGGCGCGCGATTGCTCACCGACCAGGGCCCGGCCGGGCAGAGCGCGATGGCCCGGTTCGACCGCGACGTCAGCGGGCAGAGCGGGGTGCGCGCGGTGGTGCTGCTGCTGGGCATCAACGACATCGGCGGCACACGCGGTGCGGTGGCCGCCGAGGACCTGATCTCGGTGCACCGCCAGTTCATCGCGCGGGCGAAGTCGCTGGGGCTGAAGGTGTACGGCGCGACGCTGCTGCCGTTCGAGGGCGCCGGGTACTACACGCCCGAAGGCGAGGCGGACCGGCAGGCGCTCAACAAGTTCATCCGCACCTCCGGCGAGTACGACGGGGTGATCGACTTCGACCGGGCCACCGGTGATCCGGCGCAGCCGACCCGCCTCAACCCCGCCTACGATGCCGGCGACCACCTGCACCCCAACGACGCGGGCATGGAGGCGATGGCCGCGGTCGTGCCGGTCGACCGGCTGGTGCGCTAA
- a CDS encoding 1-aminocyclopropane-1-carboxylate deaminase/D-cysteine desulfhydrase gives MQVRLPSPVTELGDDRLGGVRVFLKRDDLIHPDFPGNKWRKLKGNIDAAREHGAMLTFGGAYSNHIRAVAAAGARFGLRTIGLIRGEEHLPLNETLAYATGCGMELHYLDRTTYRSRNEPDFLARLPERFGEFHLVPEGGSNALGVRGCTAIVEEIEEPYDVLCCACGTGGTLAGMAYALSAGRRALGFSVLKGGRFLYDDVASLQRAAFGHRTDNWSIELGYHFGGYAKRTNALTDFADDFEVRHGLRLDRVYEAKMLAGLFDLIRQRRFAPGTRIVAVIAG, from the coding sequence GTGCAGGTCCGGCTCCCGTCACCCGTCACCGAACTCGGCGACGACCGGCTCGGCGGGGTCCGGGTCTTCCTCAAACGGGACGACCTCATCCATCCCGACTTCCCCGGCAACAAGTGGCGCAAGCTCAAGGGGAACATCGACGCGGCGCGAGAACACGGCGCGATGCTCACCTTCGGCGGCGCGTACTCCAACCACATCCGCGCGGTCGCCGCGGCGGGCGCGCGGTTCGGCCTGCGGACGATCGGGCTGATCCGCGGTGAGGAACACCTGCCGCTGAACGAAACCCTGGCCTACGCGACCGGGTGCGGCATGGAACTGCACTACCTCGACCGGACCACGTACCGGAGCCGGAACGAGCCGGATTTCCTCGCCCGGCTGCCCGAGCGGTTCGGCGAATTCCACCTCGTCCCGGAAGGCGGCAGCAACGCTCTCGGCGTCCGGGGCTGCACCGCGATCGTCGAGGAGATCGAGGAACCCTACGACGTGCTCTGCTGCGCCTGCGGAACCGGCGGCACCCTGGCCGGGATGGCGTACGCGCTGTCCGCCGGTCGCCGCGCGCTCGGCTTCTCCGTGCTCAAGGGCGGCCGGTTCCTCTACGACGACGTCGCCAGCCTCCAGCGCGCGGCTTTCGGGCACCGCACGGACAACTGGAGCATCGAACTCGGCTACCACTTCGGCGGTTACGCCAAGCGCACCAATGCGCTCACCGACTTCGCCGACGACTTCGAAGTACGGCACGGGCTCCGCCTCGACCGGGTGTACGAAGCCAAGATGCTGGCCGGTCTCTTCGACCTGATCCGGCAGCGACGATTCGCGCCGGGCACACGGATCGTCGCGGTGATCGCGGGTTAG